From the genome of Psychroserpens ponticola, one region includes:
- a CDS encoding BatA domain-containing protein: MQFKHPEILYALLLLIIPIIIHLFQLRKFQKVAFTNVQFLKELSIQTRKSSQLKKWLTLLTRMLLLACAIIAFAQPYMSNSESFNTKSETVIYLDNSFSMQAQGINGTLLNSAIQDIIESIDENEPISVFTNNANFYNTSIKAIKNDLIQLKHSPSQLGYDAAILKGKNVFSKDESSIKNLVLISDFQQKMDILSIAKDSITNIKLVQLKPASVSNITIDSLFISKSTVENLELTVKFKNQGEPIETLPVSLFNDDKLIAKSAVDIVSESSTIFTIPTNTVFNGKITIEDTNLQYDNELYFNIDKQEAIKVIAINEADDSYLKKIYTNDEFDFISTPFNALNYNLLDDQNLIVLNELKEVPPSLITALKAFTDNGGIILTIPSNNIRLNTYNQLFTNYNLSRFDSIHSQEKRVTTIHFSHPLLTNVFDKQIRNFQYPKVNSYYSNTSDKGTSILSYEDGSSFLSQSENAYRFSAALNTNNSNFKNSPLIVPVLYNIGKQSLKVSQLYYTIGEENNIDIPTKLQQDDILTLVNGENSAIPLQQTYTNKVALKTSDYPNSSGIIAVQNNETFLKNLSFNFNRNESNLSYFDLTNTENATVSESVTSTINDIKSATNVNELWKWFVIFALAFIIIEMLILKFLK; the protein is encoded by the coding sequence ATGCAGTTTAAACATCCAGAAATTCTCTACGCTTTACTTCTGCTTATCATTCCTATTATTATTCATTTATTTCAACTTCGTAAGTTTCAAAAAGTAGCGTTTACTAATGTTCAGTTTTTAAAAGAATTAAGCATACAAACACGTAAAAGTTCACAGTTAAAAAAATGGCTAACCCTATTAACAAGAATGCTGCTGCTTGCTTGTGCTATTATTGCTTTTGCTCAACCTTACATGTCTAATTCTGAAAGCTTTAATACTAAAAGTGAAACTGTTATTTATCTAGACAATTCCTTTAGTATGCAAGCGCAAGGGATTAATGGGACTTTATTAAACTCTGCAATTCAAGATATTATTGAAAGTATTGATGAAAACGAACCAATTTCGGTATTTACTAATAATGCAAACTTTTACAACACGAGTATTAAAGCAATTAAAAATGATTTAATACAACTAAAGCATTCTCCAAGTCAACTAGGATACGACGCAGCTATTTTAAAAGGTAAAAATGTCTTTTCAAAAGATGAAAGTTCTATTAAAAACTTAGTCTTAATTTCAGATTTTCAGCAAAAAATGGACATCCTTTCTATTGCAAAGGACAGTATAACAAATATAAAATTGGTTCAGTTAAAACCAGCTAGTGTTTCAAATATCACAATAGATAGTTTATTTATTTCAAAATCTACAGTTGAAAACTTAGAATTAACTGTTAAGTTTAAAAACCAAGGAGAACCTATTGAAACCTTGCCTGTATCCTTATTTAATGACGATAAACTTATTGCTAAAAGTGCTGTTGATATTGTAAGTGAATCAAGCACTATTTTTACGATTCCAACCAATACTGTTTTTAATGGAAAAATAACGATTGAAGATACCAATCTTCAATATGATAACGAATTGTACTTCAACATTGACAAACAAGAAGCTATAAAAGTTATTGCAATTAATGAAGCTGATGACAGCTACTTAAAAAAGATATATACCAATGATGAATTTGATTTCATTTCAACACCATTTAATGCTTTAAATTACAATCTTCTTGACGACCAGAATCTAATCGTTTTAAATGAATTAAAAGAGGTTCCACCATCATTAATCACAGCCTTAAAAGCATTTACAGATAATGGTGGAATTATATTAACAATCCCATCAAACAACATCAGACTAAACACTTATAATCAATTATTTACGAACTATAATTTATCAAGATTTGACTCTATTCATTCTCAAGAAAAAAGGGTAACAACAATACATTTTTCACATCCATTATTGACTAATGTTTTTGACAAACAAATTAGAAATTTTCAGTACCCAAAAGTAAATTCATATTACAGTAACACTTCAGACAAAGGAACATCAATATTGAGCTACGAAGATGGCTCTTCATTTTTATCACAATCCGAAAATGCATATCGTTTTTCAGCAGCATTAAATACAAACAATTCTAATTTTAAAAATTCACCTTTAATTGTTCCTGTACTTTACAATATTGGAAAACAAAGCTTGAAAGTCTCTCAATTATACTACACTATAGGTGAAGAAAACAATATAGATATACCAACAAAACTTCAGCAAGATGATATTCTAACTTTAGTTAATGGCGAAAACTCAGCAATTCCACTACAACAGACTTATACAAATAAAGTTGCTTTAAAGACTAGTGATTATCCTAATTCATCAGGAATTATTGCTGTTCAGAACAACGAAACCTTTTTGAAAAATTTAAGTTTTAATTTTAATAGAAACGAAAGTAATCTTTCCTACTTTGATTTAACTAATACAGAAAACGCAACAGTCAGTGAATCGGTTACATCAACGATAAATGATATAAAAAGTGCAACTAATGTTAACGAGCTATGGAAATGGTTTGTTATTTTTGCACTAGCTTTTATAATTATTGAAATGCTCATCTTAAAATTCTTGAAATGA
- a CDS encoding T9SS type B sorting domain-containing protein, which translates to MINKPLYYTSFQMKISFILYVLFYFFSINIVNGQQISTDSSEALEALIQANLGQGCVDISNISSNINGEINGISSYGSFDRDNSGFPFQNGIILSTGNIDSAGNSVITDPLNDGEDNWLTDSDLENALGITQTINATSIEFDFISVANQIQFNYLLASEEYNTNFPCQYSDGFAFLIKETGTSNPYSNIALIPGTAIPVNTNTIHDEIVGFCPAENQSFFEGYNIGDTNYNGRTTVLTATATIVPNVQYHIKLVIADQTDENYDSAVFIEGNSFNASVDLGPDIVTCGDSVLLNADIENNLASYEWFQNGTPISGATATTYEATSSGTYKVEITIQLNNTECVIEDDIEITLNTEQNSGVISDYLLCDDISNDGIETFDLSTKDYEVLISVPPSNYNITYHPTVADAQNGTNALPNIYQNTSNPQTIYIRIEDMDNGCLAFSTFNIIVNQVPDVIDPADVVVCDDTVSDGFTLIDLNPTSLEVTNGNPNLYVSYHYTQQDANSGANPVYSPYSNINSTETLFIRVYDATTGCVNTTSVNITVIDNPPVTQDDLWINACEQDFDGFADFDLTTVVASALQGLTGVTISFHENEADALTGNNPIADPENYQNVIPGLQIVYIRVVDDVTGCTSIVPIELHANIIQTGFSSNTFSVCDDVSEDGIEDFDLNEIETSLVNGYDEFTITFYETLNDQNNDTNPLDSNVPYTVSTNPAVIYATIVSDICTEYIEINLVIQPPIDIQGLGTVDYCDDDTDGFTTVFLDSFNAYVATGVNGANVRYFLTEQEAIDNEIVLAPYYYNSVNPFTIYVRVTNSQTGCFDIAPLEINVTSAPTVLQPSDIIVCDDDQDGISTVDLETRIPEIVTNTTGLNITFYNDYWNAYDAINVISDPESYTTATQYMYARVEDDNTGCFSLVGFYVYINTLPAFIPISNFENCEADGNQIADFFFYLKDTEILNGQPGKQVLYFETAQDAIDRINIIDKYSAYQNLSSPQTIHIRVENLTDLECFGTESFELEVGSLPLYNEPVDVFVCDDISNNGIEDFDLSEKLVEIALSIPETLSISFHNSYYEADYDLNELPLNYTNVTNPQQIFVRIENGTYCHAIVDFNINIIQVPEVSPAPDLIACDVDYDGSVVFNLTDVEVDILDVRQDNIEISYHESLTGAESDTEVIINTQNYSNTSNPQTVYVKINNTISDCYAVLPINLIVNLPPSVNDFLSHNICENTNNSFDLNTINNIVTNDLTNIIISYHSSQTDANNNLNPLPTNYTYTTNNDTIYIRLEHAITGCWTTYNFNLIVNPLPIANVPTTFLACDDISNNAIETIDLTLQNAQVLGAQSDMLFTVSYHIDETSANSNTNVLPSSYGASNGQTIYVRIENNSTGCYSTTLFDVLIYEHPQPAQPIVLCDADYDGFTTFDITQAESDLYPILPSYITISYFESETDLESGTNAIVSPSNYTNTTNPQTIFIKAYNTLADCYASVPLELMINLPPQINEFVTHEICDNATSSFNLNEIENVIVNDNTDVLFSYYQTLAEAQISSNPLNTDYTYSTISDTIFVRVEFGSTSCFYIYPFDLIINPLPVANQPSDLQTCDDDSNDGIGEFNLFSVNSTVLGSQDANAFTVAYFSTIADANDDTNPLTFNYIGQNGETVFVRIENNTTGCYSLTQFNLIVNEHPNVPSLIVNCDTDYDSNTPFDLTQAESELFNSVNPDNSITYFESIDDLQNDVNQIINPTNYINSSSPQTVFIKVFNTVANCFTFVPLELDVNLPPAIDPLDEFELCENENGRATLSEINSPLLIQTANVIVVYYPTEQDAINQTNALDYDYEYQSNSDFIFARVEFSTTHCYHIHEFNLIVNPSPIANTPNDLVECDDDYDGLYYFDLALQNPTVLNGQNPNNFSVTYYNDLIAAEEGINSIGEIYESQNAETIFVRVENNTTGCYNMTSFEIIINPKPILDIGSQVICLEDLPLIVSANTNQVGDTYLWSTNQTSPDIEITTIGTYSVTVTSSEGCESTEFFTVTESEAANIVVTENIDFSDPNNVVITVSGIGNYMYQLDDEDPQLSNVFENVSLGFHTLTIIDLNGCASIIKEIVVIDAPKFMTPNGDGHFDTWHITGVETLSGTIIYIFDRFGKLITTLTANSTGWNGFYNGKLMPASDYWYLAKVRKGDIAFEVKGHFSLRL; encoded by the coding sequence ATGATTAATAAACCACTTTACTATACTTCATTTCAAATGAAGATAAGTTTCATTCTGTATGTGTTGTTCTACTTTTTTTCAATTAACATAGTTAATGGACAACAAATTTCTACAGATAGTTCTGAAGCTCTTGAAGCACTAATTCAAGCCAATTTAGGACAAGGTTGTGTAGATATTTCTAATATTTCTTCTAATATAAATGGTGAAATAAACGGAATTTCAAGTTATGGTTCTTTTGATCGGGACAATTCTGGTTTTCCTTTTCAAAATGGTATCATATTATCTACAGGAAATATTGATTCAGCAGGAAACTCAGTCATTACTGATCCGTTAAATGATGGCGAAGATAATTGGTTAACAGATTCAGACCTTGAAAATGCATTAGGCATTACACAAACCATAAATGCAACTTCTATAGAATTTGATTTTATTTCTGTAGCAAATCAAATTCAGTTTAATTATTTATTAGCTTCAGAAGAGTATAATACAAATTTCCCTTGTCAGTATTCTGATGGTTTTGCATTTCTTATTAAAGAAACTGGAACCTCAAATCCTTATTCTAATATTGCTTTAATTCCTGGAACTGCCATTCCTGTTAACACCAATACCATACACGATGAAATTGTTGGTTTTTGTCCAGCAGAAAATCAATCTTTTTTTGAAGGTTATAATATTGGAGACACCAATTATAATGGAAGAACAACAGTATTAACTGCAACAGCTACCATTGTTCCTAATGTACAATATCATATTAAATTGGTCATTGCAGATCAAACTGATGAAAATTATGATTCGGCAGTATTCATAGAAGGAAATAGCTTTAACGCTTCTGTAGATTTAGGTCCAGATATAGTAACTTGCGGTGATTCGGTACTGTTAAATGCTGATATTGAAAACAATTTGGCTAGTTACGAATGGTTTCAAAATGGCACTCCAATCTCAGGAGCAACTGCAACAACTTATGAAGCTACCTCATCTGGGACATACAAAGTAGAAATTACGATTCAGTTAAATAATACAGAATGTGTAATTGAAGACGACATTGAAATTACACTAAACACAGAACAAAACTCTGGTGTTATTTCTGATTATTTATTGTGTGATGATATTTCGAATGATGGTATTGAAACATTTGATTTATCAACTAAAGATTATGAAGTCCTTATATCTGTTCCTCCTTCTAACTACAACATAACATACCATCCAACAGTAGCAGATGCTCAAAATGGAACTAATGCACTTCCAAATATTTATCAAAACACATCAAATCCACAAACAATCTACATCAGAATAGAAGATATGGACAATGGTTGCTTGGCTTTTTCAACGTTTAATATCATTGTTAATCAAGTTCCAGATGTTATTGATCCTGCAGATGTAGTGGTCTGTGATGATACGGTTTCTGATGGTTTTACTTTAATAGATTTAAATCCGACTAGCTTAGAAGTCACAAATGGAAATCCAAATTTATATGTAAGTTATCATTATACACAACAAGATGCGAATTCTGGAGCCAACCCTGTGTATTCGCCTTATAGCAATATAAATTCAACTGAAACTTTATTTATTCGTGTTTATGATGCAACGACTGGATGCGTTAATACAACCAGCGTTAACATAACTGTAATAGATAATCCTCCAGTTACTCAAGATGATCTATGGATTAATGCTTGTGAACAAGATTTTGATGGATTTGCAGATTTTGATTTAACAACTGTAGTGGCTTCTGCTTTACAAGGTTTAACTGGAGTAACAATCTCTTTCCATGAAAATGAGGCAGATGCGCTCACTGGAAACAACCCTATAGCTGATCCAGAAAACTACCAAAATGTAATACCTGGTTTACAAATTGTTTACATTAGAGTTGTTGATGATGTTACTGGTTGTACTTCAATAGTTCCTATAGAATTACATGCTAATATTATTCAAACAGGATTTAGTTCTAATACCTTTTCAGTTTGTGATGATGTTTCCGAAGATGGTATCGAAGATTTTGATCTAAATGAAATCGAAACATCTCTGGTTAATGGTTATGACGAGTTTACAATTACCTTTTATGAAACCCTTAACGATCAAAATAATGACACCAACCCTTTAGATAGTAATGTTCCTTACACTGTAAGTACAAATCCTGCGGTTATTTATGCTACGATTGTAAGTGATATATGTACTGAATATATTGAAATTAATTTAGTAATTCAACCTCCAATAGACATCCAAGGTCTTGGCACTGTTGATTATTGTGATGATGATACAGATGGATTTACAACTGTATTTTTAGATTCATTTAACGCTTATGTTGCTACAGGTGTAAATGGAGCTAACGTAAGATATTTTTTAACAGAACAGGAAGCAATTGATAACGAAATAGTTTTAGCGCCATATTACTATAATTCGGTCAATCCTTTTACCATTTATGTAAGAGTAACCAATTCTCAAACGGGTTGTTTTGATATCGCTCCTTTAGAAATAAATGTAACCAGTGCTCCAACTGTTTTACAACCTAGTGATATTATTGTTTGTGATGATGATCAAGATGGTATATCTACAGTAGATTTAGAAACTCGAATTCCAGAAATTGTTACTAATACAACAGGACTCAATATTACGTTTTATAATGATTATTGGAATGCCTATGATGCAATAAACGTTATTTCAGATCCAGAGAGTTATACTACAGCTACACAATATATGTATGCTAGAGTTGAAGATGATAATACTGGTTGTTTTAGTCTAGTAGGCTTTTATGTATATATCAACACTCTACCTGCATTTATTCCTATTAGTAATTTTGAAAATTGTGAAGCAGATGGTAATCAAATTGCAGATTTCTTTTTCTATTTAAAAGATACTGAAATTTTAAATGGTCAACCAGGCAAACAAGTCTTATATTTTGAAACGGCTCAAGATGCCATAGATCGGATAAACATTATTGATAAATATTCTGCCTATCAAAACTTATCTAGTCCTCAAACTATTCATATTCGAGTTGAAAACCTCACAGATCTTGAATGTTTTGGTACTGAATCTTTTGAATTGGAAGTCGGCTCTTTACCGCTTTACAATGAACCTGTAGATGTTTTTGTTTGCGATGATATAAGCAACAACGGTATTGAAGACTTTGACTTAAGTGAAAAGCTTGTTGAAATAGCGTTAAGTATTCCTGAAACGCTTAGTATTTCATTCCACAATAGTTATTATGAAGCAGATTATGACTTAAATGAGCTTCCGTTGAATTATACAAATGTTACCAATCCTCAACAAATATTTGTAAGAATTGAAAATGGAACCTACTGCCATGCTATTGTAGATTTTAATATTAATATTATTCAAGTTCCTGAAGTAAGTCCTGCTCCTGACCTCATCGCTTGTGACGTAGATTATGATGGCTCTGTCGTTTTTAATTTAACTGATGTGGAAGTAGATATTCTAGATGTACGTCAAGATAATATAGAAATCTCATATCACGAATCTCTAACAGGTGCTGAGTCTGACACTGAAGTAATTATAAATACTCAAAATTATTCAAATACATCAAACCCTCAAACGGTATATGTAAAAATAAACAATACCATTTCAGATTGCTATGCTGTTTTACCAATTAATTTAATTGTAAATCTTCCGCCTTCAGTCAATGATTTTCTATCACATAACATTTGTGAAAATACAAACAATAGTTTTGACTTAAATACTATAAATAACATCGTAACTAACGATTTAACTAATATTATTATTAGCTACCATAGCTCACAAACTGATGCTAACAACAATCTAAATCCGTTACCAACAAACTACACTTACACGACCAATAATGACACTATTTATATACGCTTAGAGCATGCAATTACTGGTTGCTGGACAACATATAATTTCAATTTAATTGTCAATCCTCTACCTATTGCTAATGTTCCAACAACATTTTTAGCTTGTGATGATATTTCAAATAATGCCATTGAAACCATTGACTTAACACTTCAAAATGCTCAAGTTTTAGGTGCTCAAAGTGATATGCTCTTTACAGTCTCTTATCACATAGATGAAACTTCAGCCAATTCAAACACAAATGTTTTACCTAGTAGTTATGGTGCTTCTAATGGACAAACAATATATGTTAGAATTGAAAATAACAGCACAGGTTGTTATAGTACAACGCTTTTTGATGTTTTGATTTATGAACATCCACAACCTGCTCAACCTATTGTTTTATGTGATGCAGACTATGATGGCTTTACGACTTTCGATATAACACAAGCAGAATCTGATTTATATCCAATTTTACCATCTTACATTACAATTTCATATTTTGAATCTGAAACTGATTTAGAGTCTGGTACAAATGCTATTGTAAGTCCGTCAAACTATACCAATACTACAAATCCACAAACAATTTTTATTAAGGCTTATAATACTTTAGCAGATTGTTATGCTTCTGTTCCTTTAGAATTAATGATTAATTTACCTCCACAAATTAATGAATTTGTAACCCATGAAATCTGTGATAATGCAACGAGTAGTTTCAACTTAAATGAGATAGAAAATGTTATTGTTAATGATAACACTGATGTATTATTTAGCTATTATCAAACGCTTGCAGAGGCGCAAATTAGTTCAAACCCTTTAAACACGGATTACACCTATTCTACAATTAGTGACACTATTTTTGTTCGTGTAGAATTTGGATCAACAAGTTGTTTCTATATTTACCCTTTTGATCTTATAATCAACCCTCTTCCTGTAGCAAATCAACCTTCAGATTTACAAACCTGCGATGATGACTCTAATGATGGTATTGGAGAATTTAACTTGTTCTCTGTTAACAGTACTGTTTTAGGCTCTCAAGATGCTAACGCATTTACAGTAGCCTATTTCTCAACCATAGCAGATGCTAACGATGACACAAACCCTCTAACATTCAATTACATAGGGCAAAATGGTGAAACTGTTTTTGTGAGAATAGAAAACAACACTACTGGATGCTATAGCTTGACTCAGTTTAATTTAATTGTCAATGAGCATCCAAATGTGCCTTCGCTAATTGTCAACTGTGACACAGACTATGATAGCAATACTCCTTTTGATTTAACTCAAGCTGAATCCGAACTTTTCAACAGTGTAAATCCTGATAATAGCATCACTTATTTTGAATCTATAGATGACCTTCAAAATGATGTGAATCAAATTATAAATCCTACAAATTACATCAATAGCTCTAGTCCGCAAACTGTGTTCATTAAAGTGTTTAATACAGTTGCTAACTGCTTTACTTTTGTTCCTCTTGAATTAGATGTCAATTTGCCTCCTGCAATTGATCCTTTAGACGAGTTTGAACTCTGTGAGAATGAAAATGGAAGAGCAACGTTATCTGAAATCAATTCGCCATTGCTAATACAAACAGCAAATGTTATCGTCGTTTATTATCCAACCGAACAAGATGCCATAAATCAAACTAACGCTTTAGACTATGACTATGAATACCAATCAAATAGTGATTTTATTTTTGCGCGTGTCGAATTTTCAACAACGCATTGTTACCATATTCATGAGTTTAATTTAATTGTAAATCCGAGTCCAATTGCAAATACACCAAATGACCTAGTAGAATGTGATGATGATTATGATGGCTTGTATTACTTTGATTTAGCATTACAAAACCCAACTGTTTTAAACGGACAAAATCCGAATAACTTTAGTGTTACCTATTACAATGATTTAATTGCTGCGGAAGAAGGTATCAATAGTATTGGTGAAATATATGAATCGCAAAATGCTGAAACAATATTTGTTCGTGTCGAAAACAACACAACGGGTTGCTATAATATGACGTCTTTTGAAATCATTATTAATCCGAAACCAATTCTTGATATTGGCTCTCAGGTAATTTGTTTAGAAGATTTGCCATTAATAGTTAGTGCCAATACAAATCAAGTTGGAGACACCTATCTTTGGTCTACCAATCAAACATCACCAGATATTGAAATCACAACTATTGGAACTTACTCTGTTACTGTAACATCTTCTGAAGGATGTGAATCTACTGAATTCTTTACCGTTACCGAATCTGAAGCAGCAAACATTGTCGTTACAGAAAATATTGATTTTTCAGATCCAAATAATGTAGTAATTACAGTAAGTGGTATTGGAAATTACATGTACCAATTAGATGATGAGGATCCACAATTATCGAATGTATTTGAAAATGTAAGTTTAGGTTTTCATACACTTACCATAATTGATTTAAATGGTTGTGCTTCTATTATTAAAGAAATAGTAGTTATTGATGCTCCTAAATTTATGACTCCTAATGGTGATGGTCATTTTGACACATGGCATATTACTGGTGTTGAAACGCTATCTGGTACAATCATCTATATATTTGATCGCTTTGGTAAACTAATTACGACTCTCACTGCCAATTCAACTGGATGGAATGGTTTTTATAATGGTAAATTAATGCCAGCTTCAGATTACTGGTATTTAGCTAAAGTGAGAAAAGGTGACATCGCTTTTGAAGTGAAAGGACATTTTTCATTACGACTATAG
- a CDS encoding T9SS type B sorting domain-containing protein: MKRLILLTCLLVSLTILGQNIQVDSQTFTPQQLIEDILIDSDCIENVIVTNVVGGNFNNTDQSYGYFDATGTTFPFQSGVVLSTGRLSNVPGPNATLSDDNAPDWNGDTDLENSLNESNTINATILEFDFTSIASQVSFRYLFASEEYQEGNSNTCHYSDLFGFLIRPIGEQQYSNIALVPNTQTPVKVTTVHSGIPNSCDAINEFYFESWNGNNVPINFNGQTKVLTATADVIPNQTYHVKLVIADDHNYRYDSAVFFEAGSFQLSTNLGPNRLLSTQNALCGNETLELDASQINSNSFKWFKDGVELITETNATYTVTEAGTYNVEITLDNTCVSYGDIVIEYANNPIVFDSVLIECDQDQDGITLYNLYDAEGDITNNDNSIFLVNFYLSENDALQNTNAIINPTNFENSIPFQTVYARVQNFYGCFEIAELELQISNNILNIPTLEACDGDDIDGFATFDLNQIIDNIQNQIPVGANVTFYETENDAFQETNTLGAIYQNITPDNQTIFVKVTNNNQCFSITSAELNVLYTPVLLDDEQFIYCLNSFPETITLLGGVLNDSPSNYYYEWLLNGTTTSVNTSFNEINEPGIYTVIVTDPNGCSSSRTLTVNPSNIATIENIIIQEGTSNNTIAIEVTGEGVYEYALDIFGVIFQENNVFYNVPPGIHTVYVRDLNGCGFIEQTVSVLGFPKFFTPNGDNVHERWHIYGISEDFNQGIDVKIFNRYGKLITQLNHLSPGWDGTLNGQTLPSSDYWFIATLINGKTFTGHFTLKR, from the coding sequence ATGAAACGTTTAATTTTACTTACTTGTTTACTAGTAAGTTTGACTATTCTTGGACAAAATATTCAAGTTGATAGTCAGACCTTCACTCCGCAACAACTTATTGAAGATATCCTTATTGATAGTGATTGTATTGAAAACGTCATTGTAACAAATGTCGTTGGTGGTAATTTCAATAATACAGACCAGAGCTATGGCTATTTTGACGCAACTGGAACTACTTTTCCATTTCAAAGTGGTGTTGTGCTTAGTACTGGTAGATTATCTAACGTTCCTGGACCAAATGCAACGTTAAGTGACGACAATGCTCCTGATTGGAATGGTGATACAGACCTAGAAAACAGTCTTAACGAATCTAATACCATAAATGCAACTATTCTTGAATTCGACTTCACCTCTATCGCATCACAAGTCAGTTTTAGGTATTTATTTGCTTCCGAAGAATACCAAGAAGGCAATTCAAACACGTGTCATTACTCAGATCTATTCGGTTTTCTTATTCGACCAATCGGTGAGCAACAGTATTCAAATATCGCTTTAGTTCCAAATACGCAAACACCTGTAAAAGTAACCACAGTACATTCCGGAATTCCTAATAGTTGCGACGCTATTAATGAATTCTATTTTGAAAGCTGGAATGGTAATAATGTGCCAATAAATTTTAACGGACAAACAAAGGTACTTACAGCTACTGCTGATGTAATTCCAAATCAAACGTATCATGTTAAACTTGTTATTGCAGACGATCATAATTACAGATATGATTCTGCTGTATTCTTTGAGGCTGGGAGTTTTCAGCTATCAACAAATTTAGGTCCTAACCGATTGCTATCAACTCAAAATGCACTTTGTGGAAATGAGACTTTAGAATTGGACGCTTCTCAAATAAATAGTAATAGTTTTAAATGGTTTAAAGATGGTGTTGAATTAATTACTGAAACAAACGCAACTTACACAGTTACAGAAGCTGGAACCTATAATGTTGAAATCACCTTAGACAATACCTGCGTTTCATATGGAGATATTGTAATTGAATATGCCAATAATCCTATAGTATTTGATTCCGTTTTAATAGAATGTGATCAAGATCAAGATGGAATAACATTGTATAATCTTTATGATGCTGAAGGTGATATTACTAATAATGATAATTCAATTTTTCTTGTCAATTTTTACTTATCTGAAAATGATGCACTTCAAAACACAAATGCGATTATAAATCCCACTAATTTTGAAAACTCCATTCCTTTTCAAACAGTATATGCTCGAGTTCAAAATTTTTATGGGTGTTTTGAAATTGCCGAATTAGAGCTTCAAATTTCAAATAATATCTTAAACATCCCAACACTTGAAGCATGTGATGGTGATGATATTGATGGATTTGCAACTTTCGATTTAAATCAGATTATTGATAACATTCAAAATCAAATTCCTGTTGGCGCAAATGTTACCTTTTATGAAACTGAAAATGATGCCTTTCAAGAAACGAATACTTTAGGCGCAATTTATCAAAATATAACACCTGATAATCAAACCATTTTTGTAAAAGTGACAAATAATAATCAGTGTTTTTCAATAACATCTGCAGAGCTTAACGTTTTATATACTCCTGTGCTTTTAGATGATGAACAATTTATTTATTGCTTAAATTCATTTCCAGAAACCATCACTTTGTTAGGAGGTGTACTCAATGATTCTCCTAGCAACTATTATTATGAATGGCTCCTAAACGGCACAACAACTTCAGTAAACACATCGTTTAATGAGATTAATGAACCTGGCATTTACACAGTAATAGTTACAGATCCAAACGGTTGTTCTTCAAGCAGAACTTTAACAGTGAACCCTTCAAATATTGCTACTATCGAAAATATAATCATTCAAGAAGGCACAAGTAATAATACTATTGCTATCGAAGTTACTGGTGAAGGTGTCTACGAATATGCATTAGATATATTTGGTGTGATTTTTCAAGAGAATAATGTGTTTTACAACGTTCCTCCAGGTATACATACTGTTTATGTAAGAGATCTAAATGGTTGCGGTTTCATTGAACAAACTGTTTCAGTTTTAGGATTCCCTAAATTCTTTACACCAAATGGAGATAATGTTCATGAAAGATGGCATATATATGGTATTAGCGAAGATTTCAACCAAGGCATTGATGTGAAAATTTTTAATCGCTACGGAAAATTAATAACACAACTCAACCATTTAAGTCCTGGTTGGGATGGCACACTTAATGGACAAACATTACCAAGTTCAGACTATTGGTTTATCGCAACGCTTATTAATGGAAAGACATTTACTGGTCATTTCACGCTAAAACGTTAA